A window of Ancylothrix sp. D3o genomic DNA:
AAGCATACTCATAAAGCCTGAACTTTCAACAGTGAGTAAATTTTGCACAGAATTAACAACTTTAACTCAAAAACAAGTCGAGAAAGGCATCACTTTTGCAGACGCTTGTAAGATTTTAAAACGAAAATATCACTCTAAAGATTGCGTCTGGGCAAGTTATGGTGACTATGACAGAAAACAATTCCTTAAACAATGCGAATCTCGTTTAGTTCCCTATCCTTTCAATCCCAGACATATCAACGTAAAAACCCTGTTTGCTCTCGTTTATGCTTTGCCAAAAGAACTGGGAATGGTGGCGGCTTTAGAGTATTTGAATTTACCCCTAGAAGGAACCCATCACCGGGGAGTTGATGATGCTTACAATATTGCAAAGATTTTGTCCCATTTGCTTTTACAGGCGCGGCGCTAACCATTTCCAAAACTTTAATTTTAAGGTTTGGGTAAATTCGCATCCGTTAAATTAGCACCGGCCAAATTTACCCCCGTCATATTCGCATCAATGAGGTTTGCTTGTACTAAATTTGCTCCTTCTAAATTCGCGCCGGTGAGGTTTGCGTGAAATAAATTTGCTTTATAAAGATAAGTATTTTGCAGTCTTGCACCTGTTAAATCTGCTTTGATTAATTTTGCTAAACTGAAAATAGCTTTCGTTAAATTAGCGTTGTTTAACTTCGCCTCCGATAAATCTGCATAACTGAAATTTGCACGAGTTAAATTTGTAGATGTCAGGTTAGCATTATTTAATTTTGCCGAAACTAAACCCACAGATACTAATTGTGCGCCGGTGAGGTTGGCGTTGGTGAGGTTTGCGCCTCTCATATCTGCATCATTGAGAAAAACTCCTGTTAAATCAGCATTTGTTAGGTTAGCATTTTGTAAGTTTACCGAATCTAAATTTGCTTGATTTAATTTGCTGCCGGTTAAATCAGCCCCAGTCATATTTGCTAACCTTAAATTAGCTTCC
This region includes:
- a CDS encoding 3'-5' exonuclease; protein product: MSKNLNTILVIDIEATCWETAPPPNEENEIIEIGICTLDIASGKPVDRQSILIKPELSTVSKFCTELTTLTQKQVEKGITFADACKILKRKYHSKDCVWASYGDYDRKQFLKQCESRLVPYPFNPRHINVKTLFALVYALPKELGMVAALEYLNLPLEGTHHRGVDDAYNIAKILSHLLLQARR
- a CDS encoding pentapeptide repeat-containing protein, yielding MKVIILGISCLLMSGFWGMPASAENSEHLEKLLKTNECIKCDLKGANLKGKNLKGANLSEANLSEADLTNADLRSANLKNTQLQNTTLVEANLEKANLENAKMRDAKMRNAKLRGANLNYARMRGVRLRGADLRETKLAATFLNEAILMEANLRLANMTGADLTGSKLNQANLDSVNLQNANLTNADLTGVFLNDADMRGANLTNANLTGAQLVSVGLVSAKLNNANLTSTNLTRANFSYADLSEAKLNNANLTKAIFSLAKLIKADLTGARLQNTYLYKANLFHANLTGANLEGANLVQANLIDANMTGVNLAGANLTDANLPKP